A stretch of DNA from Methylobacterium sp. CB376:
ACTTGGCGGCTCCCTGGTCCTCCGCCGCTCCAGCGCTTCCTGCCAGACTGGTGAGAAGCGCCGCGCCGAGGAGGACTGCCCGTCCGGTTGCTCTCATGATGCGTCCGCTCCCGATCGTGGTGATCTGCGATTGCTGTCCTGCGTGACCAACAGGAGACGTTCGGCAACGTTCCGGGGGACGCGGCGGTTGGGTGTTCTCCAAGGTGCCGACGATCCGCAAGGACGGGCGGGAGGCCACAGCAGATCAGCGCAGGACCGCCAGCCACGCGCCGACGAGGTCTTGGCTTGCGAGAACCATCCCAACGGTCGCGATCAGCACGCCGACCAATACGAGGAGGGCCGAGACGAGTGACAGGCTGCGCTTGCGCGCGGCCTGTCGCGATCGGAACGAGCTCCGCACCTACTCGACTGCGGCCTTGGACCTGCCGGCCTTGGACCTGCGCGGCCTCCCGCGCTTGGCCGGCTTGCTCCCGCTTGCATCCGAGGTGGCTGCATTCGCGGCGGCCCGATCGCGCCGGATCTGGCCGAGGCCGAGGGCCTTCGCGAGCGCGGAACGCGCCTTGGCGTAGTTTTCCGGCACCATCGGGTACGTCGGCGGCAGCCCGAACTTCTCCCGGTACTCGGCGGGCGTCATTCCGTGGCCGGTCAGGTGCCGCTTCAGCGATTTATAGGGCTTGCCATCGATGAAGCTGATTAGGGCATCTGGCGTGATGGACTTCTTGATCTGGGCAGGGGTCGCCTTCGGCGCCTCCTCAACGGCCGGGGGCGGCGGGTTCAGC
This window harbors:
- a CDS encoding MucR family transcriptional regulator — protein: MTGPVSSSSLELTSDIVSAYVANNSVRMTDLPALLTRVYEALGNVLNPPPPAVEEAPKATPAQIKKSITPDALISFIDGKPYKSLKRHLTGHGMTPAEYREKFGLPPTYPMVPENYAKARSALAKALGLGQIRRDRAAANAATSDASGSKPAKRGRPRRSKAGRSKAAVE